A single Osmerus mordax isolate fOsmMor3 chromosome 7, fOsmMor3.pri, whole genome shotgun sequence DNA region contains:
- the krt5 gene encoding keratin, type II cytoskeletal 5 isoform X1 — MSVTYKSSSSGSFGGGSLSGGLGGFGGGSIRKSSGFSSFSAAAAPMGSSRMSSVSIRRSGGGGFGMGGGGGGLALGGGGSSFSMGGGGYSMGGGGFGMGGGGGGFGMGGGGGGFGMGGGGGGYSIGGGGFSMGGGGGFAAAPITAVTVNQSLLAPLNLEIDPNIQTVRTHEKEQIKTLNNRFASFIDKVRFLEQQNKMLETKWSLLQDQTTTRSNIDGMFEAYIANLRRQLDGLGNEKIKLEGELKNMQGLVEDFKNKYEDEINKRAAVENEFVLLKKDVDGAYMGKVELEARVDALQDEINFLRAIYEAELSELQGQIKDTSVVVEMDNSRNLDMDSIVAEVRAQYEEIANRSRAEAETWYKQKFEEMQSSAGQYGEDLRSTKSEIAELNRMISRLQNEIEAVKGQRANLEAQIAEAEERGELAVKDARLRISDLEAALQRAKQDMARQVREYQELMNVKLALDIEIATYRKLLEGEETRISSGGGTATIHIQTSGGGGGGGGGSGAGFGMGGGGGGGGFGYGGGSGMSMSLGGGGGGGAGYGMSSMSSGGGGFGSLSGGGGGMSMSRSSVVQSSRRF, encoded by the exons ATGAGCGTCACGTACAAGTCCTCGTCCTCCGGCAGCTTTGGCGGCGGCAGTTTGAGCGGCGGGCTCGGAGGGTTTGGAGGCGGCAGCATCAGGAAGAGCTCTGGCTTCTCCAGCTTCTCGGCAGCAGCGGCACCCATGGGCTCCAGCCGGATGAGCAGTGTGTCCATCCGGCGCTCCGGCGGGGGCGGCTTCGGtatgggtggaggtggtggaggtttAGCTTTGGGCGGAGGTGGAAGTAGCTTCAGTATGGGCGGAGGTGGCTACAGTATGGGCGGTGGCGGCTTCGGTATGGGCGGTGGCGGAGGTGGCTTCGGTATGGGCGGTGGCGGAGGTGGCTTCGGTATgggcggtggaggaggtggctACAGTATCGGCGGTGGAGGCTTCAGTATGGGTGGAGGCGGAGGCTTTGCTGCTGCTCCCATCACGGCTGTGACCGTCAACCAGAGCCTGCTGGCTCCCCTGAACCTGGAGATTGACCCCAACATCCAGACCGTCCGCACCCATGAGAAGGAGCAGATCAAGACCCTCAACAACCGCTTCGCCTCCTTCATCGACAAG GTGCGTTtcctggagcagcagaacaAGATGCTGGAGACCAAGTGGAGCCTCCTGCAGGACCAGACCACCACACGTTCCAACATCGACGGCATGTTTGAGGCCTACATTGCTAACCTGCGCAGACAGCTGGACGGCCTGGGCAACGAGAAGATCAAGCTGGAAGGAGAGCTGAAGAACATGCAGGGGCTGGTCGAGGACTTCAAGAACAA ATATGAAGATGAAATCAACAAACGGGCCGCAGTGGAGAACGAGTTTGTCCTGCTCAAGAAG GATGTGGACGGAGCCTACATGGGgaaggtggagctggaggcccGGGTGGATGCCCTCCAGGACGAGATCAACTTCCTCAGAGCCATCTATGAGGCG gagCTGTCTGAGCTGCAGGGGCAGATCAAGGACACCTCagtggtggtggagatggacaACAGCCGCAACCTGGACATGGACTCCATCGTGGCTGAGGTCCGCGCCCAGTACGAGGAAATCGCCAACCGCAGCAGGGCAGAGGCTGAGACCTGGTACAAGCAGAAG TTTGAGGAGATGCAGAGCTCTGCAGGGCAGTATGGAGAGGACCTGCGCAGCACCAAGTCAGAGATCGCAGAGCTCAACCGCATGATCAGCCGGCTCCAGAACGAGATTGAAGCCGTCAAAGGACAG cgtgCTAACCTGGAGGCCCAGATAGCCGAGGCGGAGGAGCGTGGAGAGCTGGCAGTGAAGGATGCCAGACTCCGCATCAGCGACCTCGAGGCAGCGCTCCAGAGAGCCAAGCAGGATATGGCACGCCAGGTGAGAGAGTACCAGGAGCTGATGAACGTCAAGCTGGCCCTGGACATCGAGATCGCCACCTACAGGAAActgctggaaggagaggagaccag gatcTCGTCAGGCGGTGGAACTGCCACCATTCACATCCAGACctcaggtggtggaggaggaggcggtggtg gctcCGGAGCAGGGtttgggatgggaggaggaggaggaggaggaggatttgGCTACGGGGGCGGCAGCGGGATGTCCATgtccctgggaggaggaggaggagggggtgcggGCTACGGCATGAGCAGCATGagcagcggaggaggaggcttcGGCAGCCTgagcggtggaggaggagggatgtccATGTCTCGCTCCTCAGTGGTCCAGAGCAGCAGACGCTTCTGA
- the krt5 gene encoding keratin, type II cytoskeletal 5 isoform X2: protein MSVTYKSSSSGSFGGGSLSGGLGGFGGGSIRKSSGFSSFSAAAAPMGSSRMSSVSIRRSGGGGFGMGGGGGGLALGGGGSSFSMGGGGYSMGGGGFGMGGGGGGFGMGGGGGGFGMGGGGGGYSIGGGGFSMGGGGGFAAAPITAVTVNQSLLAPLNLEIDPNIQTVRTHEKEQIKTLNNRFASFIDKVRFLEQQNKMLETKWSLLQDQTTTRSNIDGMFEAYIANLRRQLDGLGNEKIKLEGELKNMQGLVEDFKNKYEDEINKRAAVENEFVLLKKDVDGAYMGKVELEARVDALQDEINFLRAIYEAELSELQGQIKDTSVVVEMDNSRNLDMDSIVAEVRAQYEEIANRSRAEAETWYKQKFEEMQSSAGQYGEDLRSTKSEIAELNRMISRLQNEIEAVKGQRANLEAQIAEAEERGELAVKDARLRISDLEAALQRAKQDMARQVREYQELMNVKLALDIEIATYRKLLEGEETRISSGGGTATIHIQTSGGGGGGGGSGAGFGMGGGGGGGGFGYGGGSGMSMSLGGGGGGGAGYGMSSMSSGGGGFGSLSGGGGGMSMSRSSVVQSSRRF from the exons ATGAGCGTCACGTACAAGTCCTCGTCCTCCGGCAGCTTTGGCGGCGGCAGTTTGAGCGGCGGGCTCGGAGGGTTTGGAGGCGGCAGCATCAGGAAGAGCTCTGGCTTCTCCAGCTTCTCGGCAGCAGCGGCACCCATGGGCTCCAGCCGGATGAGCAGTGTGTCCATCCGGCGCTCCGGCGGGGGCGGCTTCGGtatgggtggaggtggtggaggtttAGCTTTGGGCGGAGGTGGAAGTAGCTTCAGTATGGGCGGAGGTGGCTACAGTATGGGCGGTGGCGGCTTCGGTATGGGCGGTGGCGGAGGTGGCTTCGGTATGGGCGGTGGCGGAGGTGGCTTCGGTATgggcggtggaggaggtggctACAGTATCGGCGGTGGAGGCTTCAGTATGGGTGGAGGCGGAGGCTTTGCTGCTGCTCCCATCACGGCTGTGACCGTCAACCAGAGCCTGCTGGCTCCCCTGAACCTGGAGATTGACCCCAACATCCAGACCGTCCGCACCCATGAGAAGGAGCAGATCAAGACCCTCAACAACCGCTTCGCCTCCTTCATCGACAAG GTGCGTTtcctggagcagcagaacaAGATGCTGGAGACCAAGTGGAGCCTCCTGCAGGACCAGACCACCACACGTTCCAACATCGACGGCATGTTTGAGGCCTACATTGCTAACCTGCGCAGACAGCTGGACGGCCTGGGCAACGAGAAGATCAAGCTGGAAGGAGAGCTGAAGAACATGCAGGGGCTGGTCGAGGACTTCAAGAACAA ATATGAAGATGAAATCAACAAACGGGCCGCAGTGGAGAACGAGTTTGTCCTGCTCAAGAAG GATGTGGACGGAGCCTACATGGGgaaggtggagctggaggcccGGGTGGATGCCCTCCAGGACGAGATCAACTTCCTCAGAGCCATCTATGAGGCG gagCTGTCTGAGCTGCAGGGGCAGATCAAGGACACCTCagtggtggtggagatggacaACAGCCGCAACCTGGACATGGACTCCATCGTGGCTGAGGTCCGCGCCCAGTACGAGGAAATCGCCAACCGCAGCAGGGCAGAGGCTGAGACCTGGTACAAGCAGAAG TTTGAGGAGATGCAGAGCTCTGCAGGGCAGTATGGAGAGGACCTGCGCAGCACCAAGTCAGAGATCGCAGAGCTCAACCGCATGATCAGCCGGCTCCAGAACGAGATTGAAGCCGTCAAAGGACAG cgtgCTAACCTGGAGGCCCAGATAGCCGAGGCGGAGGAGCGTGGAGAGCTGGCAGTGAAGGATGCCAGACTCCGCATCAGCGACCTCGAGGCAGCGCTCCAGAGAGCCAAGCAGGATATGGCACGCCAGGTGAGAGAGTACCAGGAGCTGATGAACGTCAAGCTGGCCCTGGACATCGAGATCGCCACCTACAGGAAActgctggaaggagaggagaccag gatcTCGTCAGGCGGTGGAACTGCCACCATTCACATCCAGACctcaggtggtggaggaggaggcggtg gctcCGGAGCAGGGtttgggatgggaggaggaggaggaggaggaggatttgGCTACGGGGGCGGCAGCGGGATGTCCATgtccctgggaggaggaggaggagggggtgcggGCTACGGCATGAGCAGCATGagcagcggaggaggaggcttcGGCAGCCTgagcggtggaggaggagggatgtccATGTCTCGCTCCTCAGTGGTCCAGAGCAGCAGACGCTTCTGA
- the krt5 gene encoding keratin, type II cytoskeletal 5 isoform X3, with protein MSVTYKSSSSGSFGGGSLSGGLGGFGGGSIRKSSGFSSFSAAAAPMGSSRMSSVSIRRSGGGGFGMGGGGGGLALGGGGSSFSMGGGGFGMGGGGGGFGMGGGGGGYSIGGGGFSMGGGGGFAAAPITAVTVNQSLLAPLNLEIDPNIQTVRTHEKEQIKTLNNRFASFIDKVRFLEQQNKMLETKWSLLQDQTTTRSNIDGMFEAYIANLRRQLDGLGNEKIKLEGELKNMQGLVEDFKNKYEDEINKRAAVENEFVLLKKDVDGAYMGKVELEARVDALQDEINFLRAIYEAELSELQGQIKDTSVVVEMDNSRNLDMDSIVAEVRAQYEEIANRSRAEAETWYKQKFEEMQSSAGQYGEDLRSTKSEIAELNRMISRLQNEIEAVKGQRANLEAQIAEAEERGELAVKDARLRISDLEAALQRAKQDMARQVREYQELMNVKLALDIEIATYRKLLEGEETRISSGGGTATIHIQTSGGGGGGGGGSGAGFGMGGGGGGGGFGYGGGSGMSMSLGGGGGGGAGYGMSSMSSGGGGFGSLSGGGGGMSMSRSSVVQSSRRF; from the exons ATGAGCGTCACGTACAAGTCCTCGTCCTCCGGCAGCTTTGGCGGCGGCAGTTTGAGCGGCGGGCTCGGAGGGTTTGGAGGCGGCAGCATCAGGAAGAGCTCTGGCTTCTCCAGCTTCTCGGCAGCAGCGGCACCCATGGGCTCCAGCCGGATGAGCAGTGTGTCCATCCGGCGCTCCGGCGGGGGCGGCTTCGGtatgggtggaggtggtggaggtttAGCTTTGGGCGGAGGTGGAAGTAGCTTCAGTATGGGCGGAG GTGGCTTCGGTATGGGCGGTGGCGGAGGTGGCTTCGGTATgggcggtggaggaggtggctACAGTATCGGCGGTGGAGGCTTCAGTATGGGTGGAGGCGGAGGCTTTGCTGCTGCTCCCATCACGGCTGTGACCGTCAACCAGAGCCTGCTGGCTCCCCTGAACCTGGAGATTGACCCCAACATCCAGACCGTCCGCACCCATGAGAAGGAGCAGATCAAGACCCTCAACAACCGCTTCGCCTCCTTCATCGACAAG GTGCGTTtcctggagcagcagaacaAGATGCTGGAGACCAAGTGGAGCCTCCTGCAGGACCAGACCACCACACGTTCCAACATCGACGGCATGTTTGAGGCCTACATTGCTAACCTGCGCAGACAGCTGGACGGCCTGGGCAACGAGAAGATCAAGCTGGAAGGAGAGCTGAAGAACATGCAGGGGCTGGTCGAGGACTTCAAGAACAA ATATGAAGATGAAATCAACAAACGGGCCGCAGTGGAGAACGAGTTTGTCCTGCTCAAGAAG GATGTGGACGGAGCCTACATGGGgaaggtggagctggaggcccGGGTGGATGCCCTCCAGGACGAGATCAACTTCCTCAGAGCCATCTATGAGGCG gagCTGTCTGAGCTGCAGGGGCAGATCAAGGACACCTCagtggtggtggagatggacaACAGCCGCAACCTGGACATGGACTCCATCGTGGCTGAGGTCCGCGCCCAGTACGAGGAAATCGCCAACCGCAGCAGGGCAGAGGCTGAGACCTGGTACAAGCAGAAG TTTGAGGAGATGCAGAGCTCTGCAGGGCAGTATGGAGAGGACCTGCGCAGCACCAAGTCAGAGATCGCAGAGCTCAACCGCATGATCAGCCGGCTCCAGAACGAGATTGAAGCCGTCAAAGGACAG cgtgCTAACCTGGAGGCCCAGATAGCCGAGGCGGAGGAGCGTGGAGAGCTGGCAGTGAAGGATGCCAGACTCCGCATCAGCGACCTCGAGGCAGCGCTCCAGAGAGCCAAGCAGGATATGGCACGCCAGGTGAGAGAGTACCAGGAGCTGATGAACGTCAAGCTGGCCCTGGACATCGAGATCGCCACCTACAGGAAActgctggaaggagaggagaccag gatcTCGTCAGGCGGTGGAACTGCCACCATTCACATCCAGACctcaggtggtggaggaggaggcggtggtg gctcCGGAGCAGGGtttgggatgggaggaggaggaggaggaggaggatttgGCTACGGGGGCGGCAGCGGGATGTCCATgtccctgggaggaggaggaggagggggtgcggGCTACGGCATGAGCAGCATGagcagcggaggaggaggcttcGGCAGCCTgagcggtggaggaggagggatgtccATGTCTCGCTCCTCAGTGGTCCAGAGCAGCAGACGCTTCTGA
- the LOC136946155 gene encoding L-rhamnose-binding lectin CSL3-like isoform X1, with the protein MSPLLTLGVLILLACCVSTGADRRVACEGQKTTLNCGSSKIKVLRANYGRTDRRVCACGRPYCQTVKTNCVNRRTLPVVKSRCDGRTSCSLVASNTWFSDPCYGTYKYLDVTYTCLRPKRVVSCEWGVSRLRCGWGTIRVQRAVYGRRSRSVCSSGQSWFKTRNTRCARSVTSSMARRCNGRKACNVRASNRVFGDPCRGTYKYLDVNYTCSSW; encoded by the exons ATGAGTCCTCTCCTCACGCTTGGCGTCCTCATCT TGCTGGCATGTTGTGTGTCTACAGGGGCAG ACAGAAGAGTAGCCTGTGAAGGTCAAAAGACAACCCTGAACTGTG GGAGCTCTAAGATCAAGGTGCTCCGTGCTAACTATGGACGCACAGACAGGAGAGTCTGTGCGTGTGGTCGTCCATACTGTCAGACTGTCAAGACCAACTGCGTCAACAGGAGAACACTGCCTGTGGTGAAAAGcag ATGCGATGGAAGGACCAGCTGTTCTCTGGTTGCATCCAACACTTGGTTTTCTGATCCCTGTTATGGAACCTACAAATACCTGGATGTGACCTACACCTGCCTTCGCCCAA agCGCGTTGTGTCCTGTGAGTGGGGTGTCTCCAGGCTGAGATGTG gcTGGGGCACCATCCGGGTCCAGCGTGCGGTGTACGGTCGGAGGTCTCGGAGCGTGTGCTCGTCCGGTCAGTCCTGGTTTAAGACCCGCAATACCCGGTGCGCTCGCTCTGTCACCAGCAGCATGGCTCGCAG atGTAACGGGAGGAAAGCATGCAATGTCAGGGCTTCTAACAGAGTATTTGGGGACCCCTGTCGTGGAACCTATAAATACCTGGACGTTAATTACACCTGTAGCT CCTGGTAG
- the LOC136946155 gene encoding L-rhamnose-binding lectin CSL3-like isoform X2, which produces MSPLLTLGVLILLACCVSTGADRRVACEGQKTTLNCGSSKIKVLRANYGRTDRRVCACGRPYCQTVKTNCVNRRTLPVVKSRCDGRTSCSLVASNTWFSDPCYGTYKYLDVTYTCLRPKRVVSCEWGVSRLRCGWGTIRVQRAVYGRRSRSVCSSGQSWFKTRNTRCARSVTSSMARRCNGRKACNVRASNRVFGDPCRGTYKYLDVNYTCS; this is translated from the exons ATGAGTCCTCTCCTCACGCTTGGCGTCCTCATCT TGCTGGCATGTTGTGTGTCTACAGGGGCAG ACAGAAGAGTAGCCTGTGAAGGTCAAAAGACAACCCTGAACTGTG GGAGCTCTAAGATCAAGGTGCTCCGTGCTAACTATGGACGCACAGACAGGAGAGTCTGTGCGTGTGGTCGTCCATACTGTCAGACTGTCAAGACCAACTGCGTCAACAGGAGAACACTGCCTGTGGTGAAAAGcag ATGCGATGGAAGGACCAGCTGTTCTCTGGTTGCATCCAACACTTGGTTTTCTGATCCCTGTTATGGAACCTACAAATACCTGGATGTGACCTACACCTGCCTTCGCCCAA agCGCGTTGTGTCCTGTGAGTGGGGTGTCTCCAGGCTGAGATGTG gcTGGGGCACCATCCGGGTCCAGCGTGCGGTGTACGGTCGGAGGTCTCGGAGCGTGTGCTCGTCCGGTCAGTCCTGGTTTAAGACCCGCAATACCCGGTGCGCTCGCTCTGTCACCAGCAGCATGGCTCGCAG atGTAACGGGAGGAAAGCATGCAATGTCAGGGCTTCTAACAGAGTATTTGGGGACCCCTGTCGTGGAACCTATAAATACCTGGACGTTAATTACACCTGTAGCT AG
- the atp6ap1a gene encoding ATPase H+ transporting accessory protein 1a: MATARMRAVHRASVLFAVLFAVLPSTTSEEQVPLMLWTSEGRSAAPPLPPAGHIVGSAQLGSYLETALNSSPRNLLLFLQDKMSVEDFTVYGGAFGNKQDSAFPNLEKALLSCSSSLVLPAVSGLASSAVIGQLQDQLETSPLYMDADTLAQLRLNASSPALLVFRLPYSIGADLMSVKEVLSGNDEVIGQVMSIMKAQSVPYTAIYTALRPSREVSSVVLEAGLGGGRSLLQARGYGRDRNRNRERERERERPGLYPPVEFKKDGSSCILLWAGNLSVSILRSGRWEGHDLTPTTFGEGVTPRLQDSSCDKSTSRLVLNYENVLGHRSFKLMFIMKQRHFPVSARRWFTLDTVELEYDGTRATFNGSRHVYAPAEYSYRCEYVRSSSYPALVPRSDKDPANQWRVSFQDFQIQGFNVTGSDFSYASDCAGFFSPGIWMGLLTSLLMVLVLTYGLHMIMQLHTMDRFDDPKGPAISVPQTD, from the exons ATGGCGACTGCAAGGATGCGAGCGGTCCATCGCGCCTCGGTGCTATTTGCCGTTTTATTCGCCGTGTTACCCTCAACTACCAGCGAAGAACAGGTGCCTCTGATGCTATGGACGAGTGAAGG CAGGTCTGCtgccccgcccctgcccccagcAGGTCACATTGTGGGCAGCGCTCAGCTGGGCTCTTACCTGGAGACGGCCCTGAACTCCTCCCCTCgcaacctcctcctcttcctgcaggACAAG ATGAGTGTGGAGGACTTCACTGTGTATGGAGGAGCCTTTGGCAACAAGCAGGACAGTGCCTTTCCTAACCTGGAG AAGGCGCTGCTGTCGTGTTCCTCCTCTCTTGTGCTTCCTGCCGTGTCCGGACTCGCCTCCAGCGCTGTGATTGGCCAGCTGCAAGACCAGTTGGagacctctcctctctacatgGACGCTGACACTCTGGCCCAGCTCCGCCTCAACGCCTCTAGCCCCGCTTTGCTGGTGTTCAGACTGCCCTACAGCattgg GGCAGACCTGATGTCAGTGAAGGAGGTGCTCAGTGGGAACG ATGAGGTGATTGGTCAGGTGATGAGCATAATGAAGGCCCAGTCTGTCCCCTACACCGCCATCTACACCGCCCTCCGACCCTCacgg gaaGTGTCCTCTGTGGTGTTGGAGGCGGGTCTGGGCGGGGGTCGTTCTCTGCTGCAGGCACGAGGCTACGGGAGAGACCGCAACAGgaacagggaaagggagagggagagagagaggcctgggcTTTACCCTCCTGTGGAGTTCAAG AAAGATGGATCAAGCTGCATTCTGTTGTGGGCGGGGAACCTGTCGGTCAGCATCCTGCGGAGTGGCCGCTGGGAGGGGCAtgacctcacccccaccaccttcGGAGAGGGCGTCACCCCCAGGCTGCAGGACTCGTCCTGTGACAAGTCAAcctcaag ACTGGTGTTGAACTATGAGAACGTCCTCGGACATCGCTCCTTCAAGCTGAT gttcaTCATGAAGCAGAGGCACTTCCCGGTGTCTGCACGGCGCTGGTTCACCCTGGACACGGTGGAGCTAGAGTATGATGGCACCAGGGCCACATTTAACGGCAGCCGCCACGTCTACGCACCGGCAGAATACTCGTACCGGTGTGAGTACGTCCGGAGCTCCAGCTACCCTGCACTGGTCCCGCGCTCTGACAAGGACCCCGCCAACCAGTGGAGGGTCTCCTTCCAGGACTTCCAG ATCCAGGGCTTCAACGTTACGGGCAGTGACTTCTCCTACGCCAGTGACTGTGCCGGCTTCTTCAGCCCAGGGATCTGGATGGGGCTGCTGACCAGCCTCCTCATGGTCCTAGTGCTCACCTACGGCCTCCACATGATCATGCAGCTGCACACCATGGACCGCTTCGATGACCCCAAGGGCCCAGCCATCTCTGTCCCCCAgacagactaa